AAAAGGTGTTTCTAGAGTTCAGGGCGACTATATTGGCATGCTTGCTACAATCATGAATAGCTTGGCTTTGCAAGATTCTTTAAGGCAAGCAGGATTTAAAGCAGAAGTATTGTCAGGACTTGAAATTTCTCCACTTTGCAAACGCATGAATGCTCATACTGCAATTAGTTTGTTGGAGCAAAAAACTGTTGTTATTATTGCTGGAGGCACAGGAAATCCATTTTTTACAACAGACTCTGCAGCAGCGTTGAGAGCTGTTGAAATAAACGCAGATTTTTTATTAAAAGGAACTCGTGTTGACGGAGTTTATTCCGCAGATCCTGAAAAATTTCCCGATGCCGTTAAATACGACGAACTC
This window of the Bacteroidales bacterium genome carries:
- a CDS encoding uridine monophosphate kinase; translated protein: MKRILLKLSGEALAGENGNGIDSAMLKLFTEEIAAAMGKNAQVAVVLGGGNFFRGVKGTEKGVSRVQGDYIGMLATIMNSLALQDSLRQAGFKAEVLSGLEISPLCKRMNAHTAISLLEQKTVVIIAGGTGNPFFTTDSAAALRAVEINADFLLKGTRVDGVYSADPEKFPDAVKYDEL